In Rhodococcus pseudokoreensis, the DNA window CGGAGGCGGAGCGTGCAGAGAGCGCTTGGCGTGTGCGAGTGAGCGCTGTGCGGCGGCGGTGACGGCTTCGGCGGTGAAGCCGAACTCGCGGAACAGGGTCTTGTGGTCGGCGGAGGCGCCGAAATGCTCGATGGAGATGATCTCCCCTGCGTCACCGACGAAGCGGTACCACGGCATGGAGATGCCGGCCTCGACGGCGACCCGCGCCTTGACCGTCGGGGGGAGCACACCGTCGCGGTAGGCCTGGTCCTGGGCGTCGAACCACTCGACGCAGGGCATGGACACGACCCGGGTGGGGATGCCGTCGGCCTCGAGGGCCTCGCGGGCGGCGACCGCCAGCTGCAGCTCGGAGCCGGTGCCGATCAGCACGACCTCCGGTGCCCCCGTGGACGCGTCGGCGAGGACGTACCCGCCGCGGGAGACACCCTCGTAGCTGGTGCCCTCGAGGACCGGCAGGTCCTGGCGGGTCAGGGCGAGACCGGCGGGAGCGCGGGTGGCCTCGTCGGCGCCCTTTTCGAGGACGGCGCGCCACGCGTGCGCGGTCTCGTTGGCGTCGCCGGGCCGCACGACGTACAGGCCGGGGATCGCGCGCAGCGCGGCGAGGTGCTCGATCGGCTGGTGGGTGGGACCGTCCTCGCCGAGTCCGATGGAGTCGTGCGTCCACACGTAGGTGACCGCGGTCTTCATGATCGCGGCCAGCCGCACGGCGGGACGCATGTAGTCGCTGAAGACGAGGAACGTGCCGCCGTAGGGGCGGGTCGGCCCGTGCAGGGCGATGCCGTTGAGGATCGAGCCCATCGCGTGTTCGCGGACCCCGAAGTGCAGGGTGCGACCGTACGGCTGGGCGTTCCACATGCTGGTGGAAATGGACTTGGGACCGAACGAGTCGGCGCCCTTGATGGTGGTGTTGTTGCTCTCCGCGAGGTCGGCGGAGCCACCCCACAGCTCGGGCAGCACCGGTCCGACGGCGTTCAGCACGGCGGCGGACGCCTTACGGGTGGCGAGACCCTTCGCATCGGGCTCCCACGTCGGGAGGACGTCGGCCCAGCAGGCGGGCAGGTCGCGCCCGATCAGGCGGTCGAGCAGCTTCTTGCCCTCGGGGGCGCGCTGCGTCCACTCGTCGTACTGGGCCTGCCATTCCTTGTGCGCCTGCGCGCCGCGCTCGACGACCTTGCGGGTGTGCGCGATGACGTCGTCGGCGACCTCGAACGTCTTGTCCGGATCGAAACCGAGCGCCTTCTTCACGGCCGCGACCTCGTCGGCACCGAGGGCGGCGCCGTGCGCCGCGCCCGTGTTCATCTTGGTCGGGGCGGGGAAGCCGATGATCGTGCGGAGCAGGATCAGCGACGGCTTGTCGGTGACCTCGCGGGCCTTGTTCAGGGCCTCTTCGATGGCGACGACGTTCTCGCCGCCCTCGACGATCTGCACGTGCCAGCCGTACGCCTCGTAGCGGGCGGCGGTGTCCTCGGACAGCGCGATGGCGGTGTCGTCCTCGATGGAGATCTTGTTGTCGTCGTAGATCAGCGTCAGGTTGCCGAGCTGCTGCACACCGGCGATCGACGACGCCTCGGAGGTGACGCCCTCCTCGATGTCGCCGTCGGAGGCGATCACGTAGATGTGGTGATCGAACGGGCTCTCGCCGAGCGCGGGCTCGGGGTCGAACAGGCCGCGCTCACGGCGGGCGGCCATGGCCATGCCGACGGCGGAGGCCAGACCCTGACCCAGCGGACCGGTGGTGATCTCGACGCCGCGGGTGTGGCCGTGCTCGGGGTGGCCGGGGGTCTTCGAGCCCCAGGTGCGCAGCGCTTCCAGGTCTTCCAGTTCGAGCCCGTAGCCGGCGAGGTACAGCTGGATGTAGAGGGTGAGGCTGGAGTGTCCACAGGACAGCACGAACCGGTCGCGGCCGATCCAGTCGGCGTCCGTGGGATCGTGACGCATGACGCGCTGGAAGAGGGTGTAGGCGAGGGGAGCGAGGCTCATGGCCGTGCCGGGGTGGCCGTTGCCCACCTTCTGCACTGCATCGGCGGCGAGCACCCGGATGGTGTCGACGGCCTTGGTGTCCAGTTCGGTCCAGTCGGCGGGATGAACCGGTTGCGTGAGGACGTGGATGTCGTCTGTGATCGACACGGGCAGAAGTCTCCTATTGCGGGGTGGGAAATATGGGCACTCGATCGCGGCCGGTGCCGGGACTGATTCTGGCCGTCCATTTCTCGACGGGCGGTCTGGACTATGTGTAGGAGTAGAATCCCTGGCCGGTCTTCTCAGTCAGACGACCGGCATCGACCATGCGGTGTAACAACGGCGGCGGGCTGTGCTGGCATTGCTGTCGAGTCGTCCAGACTTGACGGCACGGGCGAGGGACGACTGGGTACGGTCCGTTGCGGCATTGGCCGAGGTGATGTCGCGCTCGAAAATGGTCGCTGAAACACCGGCTCGTGCAACTACTTCCGCCATCCCTTCCCCATTATTCCGCCGCCGATGACGCCCACCTTCTTCACGTGATCTCCTTGGGCATCAGGCTGGTCGAGCGACTGGATCGGCTCTCGGGCAGAGTAGTTGGGTGCCCGGTGAAAAGTCGTACGGCGGCGCACCAGGCGATGGCGAACGGCCCGGGTGAGTGGTGGGAATTTCCAGCCACATCGTAGGGCCGAACACCTGGTGCGCCGCAGACGGTCATCACACTGTCTATGGCTGGACGTGTGTGGTGACGGTCACCGCGGTGTCTGGCTGGACGGTGCGGTGACGGGTTGGGGTGAGTTAGCCGAGCCTGCGAAGCCGGGGTGCCAGGTCACGCTCGAACAACTCGAGGAAGCGCTTCTGATCGTGACCGGGAGCGTGGAAGACCAGATGGTTCAGCCCTGCGTCGATGTAGGGCTTGATCGCCTCGACCACTTCGTCCGGGTCGGCGCCCACGATCCACCGCTTCGCGACCTGCTCGATGGGGAGCGCATCCGCGGCGGCCTCCATCTCGATCGGGTCGGTGATGTCATGTTTCTGCTCGGGTGTCAGGGACAGCGGCGCCCAGAATCGGGTGTTCTCCAGTGCCTGTGCGGGATCGGTGTCGTAGGAAATCTTGATCTCGATCAGACGATCGATGTCCTCGAGCTTCCGTTCGGCCTTCTGTGCGCCCTCGGCGACGGCTGGCATCAACTTGTCGTTGTAGAGCTCCATGCCCTTACCGGAGGTACAGATGAATCCGTCACCTGCACGACCGGCGTAGCGGGCGACGACCGGACCGCCTGCCGCGATGTACACCGGAAGGCCCTCTACGGGAACGTCATAGATCGAGGCCCCGGTGGCGCGGTAGTACTGACCTTCGAAGTCGACCCGGCCACCCTTCCACAGTTCGCGCATGAGTTGCACGGATTCGCGCAGGCGGGCAAAGCGTTCCTTGAAATCGGGCCAATCGCCTTCGAACCCCGTCGCGATCTCGTTGAGCGCCTCACCGGTGCCGACCCCGAGCATCACCCGTCCGGGATAGAGCAAGCCCATCGTGGCGAACGCCTGAGCGATGACTGCGGGGTTGTACCGGAATGTCGGTGTCAGAACCGAAGTGCCGAGCTGGATCCTCGTGGTCCGCTCACCGACGGCCGTCATCCACGCCAGGGAGAACGGGGCGTGGCCACCCTTGTGCCGCCACGGCTGGAAGTGGTCGCTCACCATGGCGCTGTCGAGTCCATGACTTTCGGCGAGCACTGAGAGTTCGACCAGTTCACGTGGGCCGAACTGTTCCGCCGACGCCTTGTACCCGAGCTTGAGTTCTGCGGTCATGTGCGTTTCCTGCTTTTCTGTGTGTGTACGAAGTGGGTCGTCAGCCGTGGAAGTCCACCGCGGAGTACTCACGGAGTTTGTTCAGACTGTGTCGTCCGTCGATCATCCGGACCGTGCCGGACTTTGATCGCATGACGATCGACTGGGTGGTGGCTCCGCCGGCGGCGTATCGCACCCCGCGGAGCAGGTCACCGTCGGTGACACCCGTCGCGCAGAAGAACACGTTGTCTCCGGAAACGAGATCCTCTGTATGAAGCACCCGGTCGAGGTTGTGGCCCGCGTCGATCGCTCGCCGGCGTTCGGCATCGTTGGTGGGGGCGAGCCGGCCCTGGATCGCGCCTCCCATGCATCGCAGTGCCGCTGCTGCGATCACGCCCTCGGGGGTGCCGCCGATCCCCAGCAGCATGTCCGGTGCCGAACGTGGATCCGCGGCTGCGATGGCACCGGCGACGTCTCCGTCCGCCAGCAGTTGGACCCTGGCTCCGGCGTCTCGCACGGTATTGATGAGGTCGCCGTGGCGGAGCCGGTCGAGTACGGCCACTGTCACGTCCGAGACCGACGACTTCTTCGCTCGTGCCACACGTCGGATGTTCTCGTGGACCGGCGCGGTGATGTCGATGACGTCGGCGGCATCGGGACCGACTGCGATCTTCTCCATGTAGAACACCGCGGACGGATCGAACATCGTTCCGCGCTCGGATACCGCGAGCACGGCGATGGCATTGGACATTCCCTTGGACATCATCGTCGTGCCGTCCACCGGGTCGACCGCGACATCGCACTCGGGACCGTCACCGGTGCCGACGCACTCGCCGTTGTAGAGCATGGGGGCGTTGTCCTTCTCGCCCTCGCCGATCACGACGACTCCGCGCATGGTCACGGAGTTGATGAGCTGCCGGATTGCGTCGACTGCGGCGCCGTCGCCGCCGATCTTGTCGCCCCGTCCCACCCAGCGTCCAGCGGCCATCGCGGCTGCTTCCGTTACACGGACCAGTTCGAGGGCGAGATTGCGGTCCGGCTTCTCCCGGCGGCTCACTGTCATCGGGCCGCTGCCTTCACCTGATCGAGTGCAGCGTCTGCCCTGCTCGTGGAGTGTCCACCGAACTGATTCCGCAGGGCGGAGATCGCTTTCATCGACGGTGAGGTCTCTTGCCTGCTGGCGAACCGGGCGAAAAGTGCAGCCGAGATGACCGGTACCGGAACGGCATTGCGGATGGCCTCTTCGACGGTCCACCGGCCTTCTCCGGAGTCTTGGGTCCAGCCGGAGATCCCGGACAGCTCGGGATCGTCTTTGAGGGCGCGCACGAGGAGGTCGAGGAGCCACGATCGCACCACGGTGCCACGGCTCCAGGCCTCGATCACTGCCGGGACGTTCTCGACGAGTTCCGTGGCCTCGAGCAGCTCGAAGCCCTCAGCGTACGCCTGCATGAGGCCGTACTCGATTCCGTTGTGCACCATTTTTGAATAGTGGCCTGCTCCAATGGGTCCCGCGTGTACAAATCCTTCGCCACGCGGGCCTTCCGGGCGGAGGGCGTCGAAGAGCGGCATCGCCCTGTCGACGTGTTCCTCGGATCCGCCCACCATCAACGCGTAGCCGTTCTCGAGACCCCAGATTCCACCGGACACACCGCAGTCGATGTACCCGATCCCTCGCGCGTCGAGCGCCTTCGCGTGGTGGATGTCCTCGCTGAAGCGGGAGTTGCCTCCTTCGATGACGAGGTCGCCCGGAGAAAGCGCCTGTGACAGGTGCGTGATCGTCTCCTGCGTCGGCACACCCGCCGGAACCATCACCCAGACGATGCGCGGTGGGGGAAGTGCCTCGACGAGCGCGTCGATGGACGAGACGTCGGAGCTGTTGACGTGCGGGTCGTAACCGAGAACTTCGGTGCCCGAACGGCGGAGCCGTTCGCACATGTTGAAGCCCATCTTTCCCAGCCCGATAAGCCCGATCTGCATAGCGTGGAGCCTTTCCGAATCGACAGAGCACAACCGGTGGGGGAGGCCGAGCCCCGTGGGCACGCGTGCTCGCCCCCCCGTGGGTGTGTCAGTTCTGGTTGTCCCCGAAGATGGCCTTCACCTCGAGGAAGTCCTCCAAACCGAACTTGCCGAATTCACGCCCGTTGCCGGACTGCTTGTATCCACCGAACGGCGCATTGGCGGCCAGCGGGGCACCGTTGAGGTGCACCATTCCGGTCCGCATCCGCCGAGCGACCTTCCGAGCACGTTCGGGGTTTCCGGAAGACACCATGCCGGCGAGCCCGTATTGCGTGTCGTTGGCGATGCGCACCGCGTCGTCCTCGTCTTCGTAGCCGATGAACATCATCACAGGCCCGAAGATCTCCTCCTGCGCGATCGTCATGTCATTGGTGACGTCGGCGAAGACGGTGGGCTTGACGAAGTAACCCTCCTGCAGCCCGTCCGGGCGGCCGGTGCCACCGACGACGAGCGTGCCGCCCTCGTCGATGCCCTTTTGGATGAGTCCCTGGATCTTGTCGAACTGTGCCTGCGACACCACGGGACCGACGGTCGTGCCCTCCGCATCCGGAGCTCCGACGACGATGGTGGCCGCGGCCTTCTTCGCGATCTCCACAGCCTCGTCCATGCGATCAGTGGGGATGAGGATGCGGGATCCGGCGTTGCAGGACTGGCCCGAGTTCACCACCATGCCGGTGACGTCGCGAGTGATGACGTCTTCGAAGTCGGCGTCGTCGAGCACGATGTTCGCCGACTTGCCGCCGAGTTCCTGGGCGACGCGCTTGACCGTCGGGGCCGCGTTCTTGGCGACCTCGATGCCGGCCCGCGTCGACCCGGTGAACGAGACCATGTCGACTTCGGGGTGCGCGGACAGTGCCGTTCCCACGGTCAGGCCATCACCGTTGACGAGGTTGAAGACGCCTGCGGGAACACCGGCTTCGTCCAGGATCTCGGCGAAGATGATTGCGTTGAGGGGCGCGATCTCCGACGGTTTGAGCACCATCGTGCATCCGGCTGCCAGGGCGGGTGCCACCTTGGCGACGATCTGGTTGAGCGGCCAGTTCCATGGGGTGATGAAGGCGCAGACGCCGACCGGCTCGCGCACCACGGTCGTGGTGTCGATCTTTTCCTCGAACGTGAAGTTCTCGAGGGCGTCGAGCGTCGCCATGAAGTGCCCGAGACCTGCCGGTGCCTGAGCGGCCTCCGCGAGGCCGGTGGGCGCTCCCATCTCGCTGGTGACGGCGGCCGCGAGGTCCTTCATACGCCGCTTGTACACCTCGATGATCTTCTCCAGCAGGGCGATGCGCTCGGCCGGGGTGGTCGACGCGAAGCTGTCGAACGCCGTGCGTGCGGCGGTGACTGCGAGGTCAACGTCCTGTTCGTTGCCCATCGCGATGGTGGCGATCGGCTTCTCCGTCGCCGGGTTGATCACCTCGAGCGTCTTCGAGCCGATCGGGCCTACCCAGGCGCCGCCGATGTAGAACTTCTGAGTGTGGTCCATTATTTTCCTCCGTCGAAGCGTTGGTGGTGCTGAAAAGTGCTGGGGCCAAGCGATTGATCTCGAAAATGTGCGATCGCCCCCGTCAGTTCGGCGATCTGAGATAGACCGTTTTGGTGGTTGTGAAGAACGTGCGGGCAGCCTTTCCCTGCTCGCGATTCATGCTGCTCGAGGCCTTGACTCCGCCGAACGGGACGTGTGGCTCCACACTCGCCGTCTCCCGATTGACATGCACCAGGCCGGAATTGATCCGGCGCACGAACTGCATGGCTTTGGAGATGTTCGATGTGAACAGCGAGGCCGACAGGCCGAACACGGTGTCGTTCGCCGCGGCCAGCGCTTCGTCGAAATCCTCGACCTCGGTCAGGACGAGCACCGGGCCGAAGATTTCCTCCCGCACGAGTCGGCTGGACGGGGCCACACCGGTCAGCACCGTCGGTTCGAGGAAGCAACCCTCACCGTCTGCCTTGCCGCCGAGAAGGATGTCCGCACCCTCCTCGTGCGCGAGCCGAAGGTACTCGACGACGGTGTCGCGTTGCTCCGGTGAGGACATCGGCCCGATATCGGTGGCCTCGTCGTACGGGTTGCCCACCACCAGTCGGTTCACCTGGGCCAGCAGCAGTTCGCGGAATTCCGTTGCCACCTGGCGCTGAACGTAGACGCGACTGGTGGCCGTGCACCGCTGTCCGGCCGCCAGCATGGCTCCGCGAACGACCTGCACGGCCGCATCCTCGAGTTCGGCGTCCGCCAGCACGATGGCGGGGTTCTTGCCGCCGAGTTCGAGTTGCACCTTGACGTTACGGTCTGCGACCGCCTCCCGGAGGCGAACACCGACACCGTTGGATCCGGTGAAGGTCAACGCCGCCAAGCGGTTGTCCCCGGTCAACGAACCGGACAGGGAACGGCCCTTACCGGTGATCAGATTGAGCACACCGGTCGGCAAACCCGCCTCGGCGAAAATCTCGGTGAGCAATACCGCGCTGCCTGAGGCCCCTTCGGCCGGCTTCCACACCACGGAGTTGCCGAATGCGACTGCGGGAGCGATTTTCCACGTCGGAATCGCGAACGGAAAGTTCCACGGCGTGATGGCGCAGACGATCCCGAGGGGTTGCTCGACGGTGAGCAGAACGGTCTCGGGGTCTGCGCTCGGGTAGGTCTCGCCCGAAGGCTGCAGCAGATCGCCGGCGTAGTAGCGCAGGATCGCAGCGCTGCGCAGCACCTCGCCGCGGGCGTCGCGGATGGCCTTGCCCATGTCGGCGGTGAGCCGCCGAGCGGCTGTCTCGACCCTGGCCTCGAGCAGGTCGGCTGCTCGGCGCAGGACGTCGGCGCGTTGGACGGCAGGTATGGCGGCCCAACCCGGCTGGGCCTTCTCAGCCGCGTCGTAGGCGCGGCGGACGTGAGCGGGCGTCGCCGACGCGAAGATGCCCGACAAATGACCTGTCTCATAAGGTTCGAATCGATTATATGTCTGTTCCGAGGTGCACCACTCGCCATCGATGAACAGTGTCGCGGCGTCCTCGAGGAGGGTTGCAGACGCGGGGGTGTTGGACATGGTCACCTGACCTGGGGCATGGAGGGAGTCGAACGGGGGATTGCAGGTCTTTCACCTGCGTTGATGGAGTGTGAAGGCATCAGAGTGAGTGTGGTGCGTCCGGCCGGCTCGCGGGGGTGTCCGAGCCGGAGCGTCATCGCGGCGATCAGGCCGATCGAGGTCCTGGGGGAATCGTGGGTGATGAGGTTGTCAAGGGCATTCGGCATGTGATGGGATGACCTCCCGAATAGAAACGTTTACATGACAATAAGTGGCTACGCCGGAACGGTCAAGGAGACTTCGAATGAGAAACGATCGAGGGCGCACTGTTCGCCCCCACGAGTACCTCGACACCAACGAAGGGCCGGCGGGGGAGGAGCGCAACTCCTCGCAATCCCCGGCCGCGTCCGGCCCGCTCCAGCGGCTGTCCGCCGCCGGCGTAGCAGTGTGGCTCGACGATTTGTCTCGTCACCGCCTGGCGTCAGGGAGCCTCGCCGCACTCGTGCAGAACTGGCCCGTGTGCGGCGTGACCACCAACCCGTCGATCTTCGAGAACGCCCTGCGGTCGGGCGAGGCTGCCTACGGTGAGCAGATCCGTGACCTGGCGATCGCAGGGGCGGATGCCGCCGAGGCTGTACGAGCGTTGACCACCACCGATGTTCGCTGGGCCTGCGAGATTCTGCGGGAGACGTACGAACGATCCGGCGGCGCCGACGGCTATGTCTCGATCGAGGTGGACCCGTACCTGTCGCGCAACGTGCCGGGCACCGTCGCCGAGGCCCGCGACCTCTTTCGGCTGATCGGTCGCCGCAACGTCCTGATCAAAATTCCGGCGACGGCCGAGTGCCTTCCCGCCATTACGCAGACGCTCGCGGCCGGCATCGGCGTCAACGTGACGCTGATCTTCTCTCTCGAACGTTACGAAGCCGTCCAGGACGCGTTCATGGCCGGTCTCGAGCAGGCCCGGGCGAACGGTCACGACCTGGCCGGCATCCAATCTGTGGCATCATTTTTCATCTCCCGAGTGGACGCAGAAGTAGACCGGCGCCTCGGCGAGGACGCTCGCGACTACCTGCGCGGGACGGCGGCGACAGCAAACGCCAGGCTCGCCTACGAGAAGTTCGAGACGATGCTGCGCATTCCTCGATGGCGCGCGCTCGAGGCCGGCGGCGCCCACCCTCAGCGTCTCTTGTGGGCCTCCACCGGCGTGAAGGACCCCGCGTACTTCGACACCCGGTACGTCACCGAGTTGATCGCCGCCCGAACGGTGAACACGATGCCGGAGGAGACGCTGCACGCCGTGGCCGATCATGGCGTCGTGGACGGCGACAGCATCTCCGGAACATATGACACCTCGCGCACGGTCCTCGAGAGGCTCGCACTCGCCGGAGTCGATTACGACGACGTCGTCCGTGTGCTCGAAGTGGAGGGACTGCAGAAGTTCGAGGTCGCCTGGAACGAACTCACCTCGACCGTCGCGCTGCTTCTCGACGACGCCCGCGCGCGGGTCGACCGATTTCATAACCCCAGCACAGATACCGCCGCCGTTCCCCGTATCGGCGGTCCAGACTCGAGAAGTGTGAGGCGATGATGGAACTCCTTCAGACCCCGGTCGATCAGCGGCCGCAGTGGGCCGCGCTCGCGGAACACCGAGCACGCCTCGACGGAGTATCGCTTCGCCGACTGTTCGCCGAAAATCCGGGTCGTGCTTCCGAGTTCACCCTCGGCGTCGACGGACTGCTATTGGACTACTCGAAGAACCTCATCGACGCCGAGGTGATGGGCGCGTTGGTCGACCTCGCCTACGCCACCGGGGTGCACCGGCGGATCGAGGCGATGTTCGAGGGGGAGCGAATCAATACGACCGAAGATCGCGCCGCGGCACACGTCGCACTGCGCGCCGCGCGCGATCAGCGAATGGTGATCGACGGAGAGAATGTCGTCCCAAGGGTGCACCACGTACTCGACGAGATGGGGGCCTTCGCAACCCGGATCCGGTCGGGAGCGTGGCTGGGATACACAGGCAAAGCCATCAAGAACGTGGTGAATATCGGGATCGGCGGGTCGGATCTCGGTCCCGTGATGGCCGCCGAGGCGCTGTCGGCCTACTCGGATCCGGGACTGAACGTCCGGTTCGTCTCCAATGTCGACGGCTCGGACATCGTGTCGGCGCTCCGAGGTCTCGATCAGAGCGAAACCCTGTACGTCGTCGTCTCGAAGACGTTCACCACTGTCGAGACACTGACCAATGCGCGCACCGCACGCCGGCTTCTGGTGGACGCACTCGGCAACGAGGATGCGGTTCGCAGACACTTCGTCGCCGTCTCCACCAATGCGAAACAGGTGCGTCACTTCGGGATCGAGACCGAGAACATGTTCGGTTTCTGGGACTGGGTCGGCGGTAGGTACTCCGTCGAGTCGGCGGTCGGACTGTCGTTGATGATCGCGATCGGGCCCGAGAACTTCGCCTCGATGACCGACGGCTTCCGTGCGATGGACACCCACTTCCGCGAGGCGCCGCTCGCCCACAACATGCCCGTGCTCCTCGCACTGATCGGACTCTGGTACAACAATTTTCACGACGCTCAGACCCATGCCATCCTCCCGTACAGCACGTACCTCGCACGCTTTCCGGCGTACCTGCAGCAGCTCGACATGGAGAGCAACGGCAAATCAGTGGACACCGAGGGACGGCTGGTCCGGGTCCGTACCGGCCCGGTCGTGTGGGGCGAACCCGGCACGAACGGCCAGCACGCCTTCTATCAGCTGCTGCATCAAGGGACCCACCTGGTCCCCTGCGACTTCATCGGCTTTCTTCGTCCCGTCGACGGTCCTGACGAGCACCACGATCTGTTGATGGCGAACTTCTTCGCTCAGACCGAGGCACTCGCCTTCGGTCGCAGCGAGGAGGAGGTGGCGGCTGCCGGGGTGCGGGCCGACCTGGTCCCGCACCGAAGTTTCGCGGGGGACCGACCGACGAACACGCTGCTGGCAGGCAGATTGAACCCGTTCGTGCTCGGTCAGCTGGTGGCGCTGTACGAACACAAGGTGTTCACCCAGGGGGTTCTGTGGGGAATCAACTCGTTCGATCAATGGGGTGTGGAGCTGGGGAAAGTGCTCGCCCACCGCATCTTCGACGAGCTCTCTCAGGACGAGCCGCCCGCGCCCGGTCACGATGAATCGACGAACTCCCTGGTCTCGATGTACCGGACGGCCGCGGCCCGGCGGGTGCGGCCGCGGCCCGGCGGAGACCGAGACGGTGCCGCCGTGCGCTGAGCAAGAAGGACGGGCCACGCCACTGTGCGGTGTGCAGGTCCCGGGCGTGGGGCGGCGTCGGCGACAGGCACGCGAGAATCCTCCAGAACGCTTGACGCTCCACAACTGCTCTTGTAGATTAGAAACGAATCCAGTCGGCATTACTACAGGTCGAATGCCAGATTAGATCTCCAAAGTGGAAACGATTCACACCGGATAGCAATCGCGGTGGTCGTCACGGGAATCACCCGCAGATCCAGCACGAGTCCACTGCGCTCAGGCTGCCCGGCCACCGTCGTGGATGCTTCCGGACCGACTCCAAATGAAGGGAAGACCCGGATGGCCGACTTCGATCCGTCAGCGCCGAACGCGCGACGTTACCCGCGGGTGATCACCGAAGGCGAGATCAGCAGCATGCCGCGTTTGCAATTCAACACCGGCATCGACACCGCGATCTTCCTGTCGCGGGAGCGCGACGACGCACGCTACTTCCGCCAGGGCTACTGCTACCAGGAACCCGACCACGCCCCCTACAACTGGGAGCAGCCCAACTTCGACGAGACGCACTACTGCCTCGAGGGGCACATCAAGCTGCGGGTCAAGGATGCGAATGACCGAGAGGTCGTACTCGAAGCCGGCCCGGGAGAGCATATCTACCTCCCGGCCGGATACACCTACACCCTCGAGAACACCGGTGTGCGGACCGTCTTTTTCTGGACCAGCGGCCCGTCTCCCCGCGTGGGACTCGTCGAGGTGCCGGATTACCACAAGACCCTCCAAGAACTGAGGAAGTGAGAGAGCAATGGCCGTGACCGCAAGCCAGACCGCCCCCCTGCGGGGCGACAAGAGGTGGGGTTACCTCGACAGGGCCAAGAGCATCCGTGTAGCGAGTGTGAATGCCGACGGGAGCATCTACCTGACTCCCCTGTGGTTCGTCGTCGACGACAAGAGGATCTTCCTCCCGATCGACGCCGGCAGCCGCCACGGTGCGAACTCGCAGGAGGGCCGGAATATCGCCGCGCTG includes these proteins:
- the tkt gene encoding transketolase; this translates as MSITDDIHVLTQPVHPADWTELDTKAVDTIRVLAADAVQKVGNGHPGTAMSLAPLAYTLFQRVMRHDPTDADWIGRDRFVLSCGHSSLTLYIQLYLAGYGLELEDLEALRTWGSKTPGHPEHGHTRGVEITTGPLGQGLASAVGMAMAARRERGLFDPEPALGESPFDHHIYVIASDGDIEEGVTSEASSIAGVQQLGNLTLIYDDNKISIEDDTAIALSEDTAARYEAYGWHVQIVEGGENVVAIEEALNKAREVTDKPSLILLRTIIGFPAPTKMNTGAAHGAALGADEVAAVKKALGFDPDKTFEVADDVIAHTRKVVERGAQAHKEWQAQYDEWTQRAPEGKKLLDRLIGRDLPACWADVLPTWEPDAKGLATRKASAAVLNAVGPVLPELWGGSADLAESNNTTIKGADSFGPKSISTSMWNAQPYGRTLHFGVREHAMGSILNGIALHGPTRPYGGTFLVFSDYMRPAVRLAAIMKTAVTYVWTHDSIGLGEDGPTHQPIEHLAALRAIPGLYVVRPGDANETAHAWRAVLEKGADEATRAPAGLALTRQDLPVLEGTSYEGVSRGGYVLADASTGAPEVVLIGTGSELQLAVAAREALEADGIPTRVVSMPCVEWFDAQDQAYRDGVLPPTVKARVAVEAGISMPWYRFVGDAGEIISIEHFGASADHKTLFREFGFTAEAVTAAAQRSLAHAKRSLHAPPPLTRSSTAATGAN
- the fgd gene encoding glucose-6-phosphate dehydrogenase (coenzyme-F420), which gives rise to MTAELKLGYKASAEQFGPRELVELSVLAESHGLDSAMVSDHFQPWRHKGGHAPFSLAWMTAVGERTTRIQLGTSVLTPTFRYNPAVIAQAFATMGLLYPGRVMLGVGTGEALNEIATGFEGDWPDFKERFARLRESVQLMRELWKGGRVDFEGQYYRATGASIYDVPVEGLPVYIAAGGPVVARYAGRAGDGFICTSGKGMELYNDKLMPAVAEGAQKAERKLEDIDRLIEIKISYDTDPAQALENTRFWAPLSLTPEQKHDITDPIEMEAAADALPIEQVAKRWIVGADPDEVVEAIKPYIDAGLNHLVFHAPGHDQKRFLELFERDLAPRLRRLG
- the glpX gene encoding class II fructose-bisphosphatase produces the protein MTVSRREKPDRNLALELVRVTEAAAMAAGRWVGRGDKIGGDGAAVDAIRQLINSVTMRGVVVIGEGEKDNAPMLYNGECVGTGDGPECDVAVDPVDGTTMMSKGMSNAIAVLAVSERGTMFDPSAVFYMEKIAVGPDAADVIDITAPVHENIRRVARAKKSSVSDVTVAVLDRLRHGDLINTVRDAGARVQLLADGDVAGAIAAADPRSAPDMLLGIGGTPEGVIAAAALRCMGGAIQGRLAPTNDAERRRAIDAGHNLDRVLHTEDLVSGDNVFFCATGVTDGDLLRGVRYAAGGATTQSIVMRSKSGTVRMIDGRHSLNKLREYSAVDFHG
- the gnd gene encoding phosphogluconate dehydrogenase (NAD(+)-dependent, decarboxylating), which produces MCSVDSERLHAMQIGLIGLGKMGFNMCERLRRSGTEVLGYDPHVNSSDVSSIDALVEALPPPRIVWVMVPAGVPTQETITHLSQALSPGDLVIEGGNSRFSEDIHHAKALDARGIGYIDCGVSGGIWGLENGYALMVGGSEEHVDRAMPLFDALRPEGPRGEGFVHAGPIGAGHYSKMVHNGIEYGLMQAYAEGFELLEATELVENVPAVIEAWSRGTVVRSWLLDLLVRALKDDPELSGISGWTQDSGEGRWTVEEAIRNAVPVPVISAALFARFASRQETSPSMKAISALRNQFGGHSTSRADAALDQVKAAAR
- a CDS encoding aldehyde dehydrogenase family protein, translated to MDHTQKFYIGGAWVGPIGSKTLEVINPATEKPIATIAMGNEQDVDLAVTAARTAFDSFASTTPAERIALLEKIIEVYKRRMKDLAAAVTSEMGAPTGLAEAAQAPAGLGHFMATLDALENFTFEEKIDTTTVVREPVGVCAFITPWNWPLNQIVAKVAPALAAGCTMVLKPSEIAPLNAIIFAEILDEAGVPAGVFNLVNGDGLTVGTALSAHPEVDMVSFTGSTRAGIEVAKNAAPTVKRVAQELGGKSANIVLDDADFEDVITRDVTGMVVNSGQSCNAGSRILIPTDRMDEAVEIAKKAAATIVVGAPDAEGTTVGPVVSQAQFDKIQGLIQKGIDEGGTLVVGGTGRPDGLQEGYFVKPTVFADVTNDMTIAQEEIFGPVMMFIGYEDEDDAVRIANDTQYGLAGMVSSGNPERARKVARRMRTGMVHLNGAPLAANAPFGGYKQSGNGREFGKFGLEDFLEVKAIFGDNQN